In one window of Vanrija pseudolonga chromosome 5, complete sequence DNA:
- the RRP36 gene encoding rRNA biogenesis protein RRP36 translates to MAKKSAAPLSKASKARKFADMDDDILDPDSEEDEFTNYSSKGLRGGQDDDEDDEDDEEGSEDGELEEGAEFAESDEEGDGVATWEPDNWDGASESESESEEEGDRVQMKKLQKGLNDIPLATLMKAQKSLRRQADESDSDGEPGPSSKESKLAAMKARLAEMQRAKGKASGVTLDDEAGPSRKPRREHEEETERERQKRENKHAPTMMSTKKQVSRARQVVDVQKKASRDPRFSSLSAGQVDAHLHAQGYAFLPQLLRDEQKNLRQAVAAAMKAEKTCKLYEKPRFTAERERLELELARVRTKVERTERETRNREVLSAAKREEREKREQGKGAWFMKKSEKRDLLLKAKFDSLEERGGKGAVKKAMDKKMKKVAAKEKKSRPFKAGGGGGGGREGAGGGDGNKRRRVA, encoded by the exons ATGGCCAAGaagagcgccgcgccgctgtccaAGGCGTCCAAGGCACGCAAGTTtgccgacatggacgacgacatcctcgaccccgactcggaggaggacgagttcaCCAATTACAGCTCCAAGGGgctccgcggcggccaggacgacgacgaggacgacgaggatgacgaggagggctcggaggatggcgagctcgaggagggtgCCGAGTTCGCCGAatccgacgaggagggcgacggcgtcgcgacgtGGGAGCCGGATAACTGGGAcggggcgagcgagtccgagtccgagtctgaggaggaaggcgaccGCGTGCAGATG AAGAAGCTCCAGAAGGGCCTCAACGACATCCCTCTCGCAACGCTCATGAAGGCGCAGAAGAGCCTCAGGCggcaggccgacgagtcCGACTCTGACGGCGAGCCGGGCCCCTCGTCCAAGGAGAGCAAGCTGGCGGCGATGAAGGCGCGCCTGGCGGAGATGCAGcgcgccaagggcaaggcttCGGGCGTCACGCTCGATGACGAGGCGGGTCCGAGCCGGAAACCGCGCCGTgagcacgaggaggagacggagcgcgagcggcagaAGCGCGAGAACAAGCATGC cccGACGATGATGAGCACGAAGAAGCAGGTGTCCCGCGCCCGCCAGGTGGTCGACGTGCAGAAGAAGGCGAGCCGTGACCCGCGCTTCTCGTCCCTCTCGGCCGGACAGGTCGACGCGCACCTCCATGCGCAGGGATACGCCTTCCTCCCGCAGctcctgcgcgacgagcagaaGAACCTCCGCCaagccgtcgccgccgccatgaaggccgagaagacgTGCAAGCTGTACGAGAAGCCGCGGTTCactgccgagcgcgagcgtctcgagctcgagctcgcgcgtgTGCGTACCAAGGTGGAGCGGACAGAGCGCGAAACGCGGAACCGCGAGGTGCTGTCCGCtgccaagcgcgaggagcgggagaagcgcgagcagggcaagggcgcgTGGTTCATGAAGAAGT ccgagaAGCGCGACCTGCTTCTCAAGGCCAAGTTCGACAGCCTGGAAGAacgcggcggcaagggcgcaGTCAAGAAGGCCATGGACAAGAAGATGAAGAAGGTGGCTGCGAAGGAGAAGAAGTCGCGGCCGTTCaaggctggcggcgggggtggcggcggtcgcgagggcgcaggcggcggcgacggcaacaagcggcggcgcgtggcctAG
- the rpl-24 gene encoding 60S ribosomal protein L24 translates to MRIERCDFSGAKVYPSRGKTYVRGDSKTFRFIGSKAESLFLQRKNPRKIAWTQVYRRMHKKGITEEVAKKRSRKNVKVQRGVVGADLASILAKRTAKPEVRAAARAAAITKAKAQKKEKESTKAQRPQGTGAPKVAKNPKGSQPKGSINVRR, encoded by the exons ATGCGTATCGAGCGTTGCGACTTCTCTGGCGCGAAGGTCTACCCCTCGCGGGGAAAGACTTACGTCCGCGGTGACTCGAAG ACTTTCCGCTTCATCGGCTCCAAGGCCGAGTCGCTCTTCCTCCAGCGCAAGAACCCCCGCAAGATCGCCTGGACCCAGGTCTACCGCCGCATGCACAAGAAGGGCATCACTGAGGAGGTCGCCAAGAAGCGCTCGCGCAAGAACGTCAAGGTTCAGcgtggcgtcgtcggcgccgacctcgcctcCATCCTCGCTAAGCGTaccgccaagcccgaggtccgcgccgccgcccgcgccgctgccatcaccaaggccaaggcccagaagaaggagaaggagtCGACCAAGGCCCAGCGTCCCCAGGGCACCGGCGCCCCCAAGGTCGCCAAGAACCCCAAGGGCTCGCAGCCCAAGGGCAGCATCAACGTCCGCCGCTAA
- the Nup153_1 gene encoding Nuclear pore complex protein, whose amino-acid sequence MLDRRQDSSASSGSESEAESTLSSGYQTRECAVPGYVATHPVFTATGLLDMLGEDAEISFPCEPDTFFKVMSAATTIYEATPPNIEKLAVAAFLTRLSRLNEWAHYDRRKPTTRARRRRDGTPTEQSSGPSPEPAVPHFSRFSRPSSSLTVIGSEETVAPRTVATKQHLDEAVASLQGDIAQGFARIEGKMAEMHATTRLGATAPQPLREEAQTLQNITRLLSKLELQANQLANNLDLSVRKAERRSAHQLPVSREELCVRLAEMSGELNDIKLLRTGKADKGVAPEIVVTAAKSRASSIEATPAGSKTDVPSTPPVAFNPAPTSQFTFGTVSPVARASSSSTSAEGKKDAKASVPTTASASLGAAMLARATTPSTEQTALGEAVMLFKKPSSTALRPTAKPFVVGAGDAASPATSPRPAWTCDICLLKNPDSAWKTCLVCESPRPSAVSSSAPGPLSTPATTATGATSLATSSGPLWECDTCALHNPDSAKEKCLVCEAPRPQVQTESSSSATATGSSVAPATTAPPRLVLTQTTPRLTFTFGSVTPLRSDPLTVPSVADGAAFSKYAGRPTALAASKGDSALSEADPKKDGAKTVLATKGTRSSFKTDTSKSVDDAQRQHGHHPYAPVPNLPSRHPSQVRRAIPPPSEEKTDKADKGKTKQDEGVNEVGSEVQTKPATLVLSIPVIEPIARPGTQQGSRSPSPLPSITEIDEHDEPQLIRASGSAAINLAEATLGAAPRSFLDTAATQTSNHPLFAQPPNPPSYRTFNPSGSYFRENSFSTNPSHRPSTTLSSNQRENSFSTNPSGNLPPFGATAPVPPPDLWAQTRPPVSIPSPSFSSPFPLSYPPPRPFGRSTNPFVNTPPPPPAYQPGHGLIGQPGGAGQPSGLAAQPGGFGFSGLAGQPASQAGRLTPAAPVFVPAAAGPLFRPPPPPTSNSNLNPGEWTCKRCTLINAPPSAAFCSLCEAPRDPGWEAPRTSGFQFSSHPWRPI is encoded by the exons ATGTTAGACCGGCGCCAAgactcgtcggcgagctcgggcagcgagagcgaggccgagtcgacaCTCTCGTCGGGGTACCAGACGCGAGAATGCGCCGTGCCCGGCTATGTCGCCACCCATCCCGTGTTCACCGCGACCGGCTTGCTGGACATgctgggcgaggacgcggagATCAGCTTCCCGTGCGAGCCGGACACATTCTTCAAGGTCATGAGTGCCGCGACTACCATCTACGAGGCGACACCGCCGAACATCGagaagctcgccgtcgccgcgttccTTACTCGGTTGTCGCGCCTGAACGAAT GGGCACACTATGACCGGCGCAAGCCCACCacccgcgcccgtcgccgtcgcgacggcaCGCCCACCGAGCAAAGCAGC GGGCCCTCGCCCGAACCTGCTGTGCCCCACTTCTCTCGCTTCTCGCGTCCGTCGTCAAGCCTCACCGTCATCGGATCCGAGGAGACGGTTGCCCCACGCACTGTAGCAACGAagcagcacctcgacgaggcggtggctTCACTCCAGGGCGATATCGCACAGGGCTTTGCACGCATCGAAGGCAAGATGGCAGAAATGCATGCGACGACCAGGCTGGGTGCAACAGCCCCGCAGCCACTGCGCGAGGAAGCACAGACACTGCAGAACATCACCCGCCTGCTGTCCAAGCTCGAGTTACAGGCCAACCAGCTCGCCAACAACCTCGACCTGTCCGTGCGgaaggccgagcgccgcagTGCCCACCAGCTGCCCGTGTCGCGCGAGGAGTTATGCGTCCGGCTTGCGGAGATGAGTGGCGAGCTGAACGACATCAAGTTACTCCGCACGGGCAAGGCAGACAAAGGGGTTGCGCCAGAGATTGTCGTCACGGCCGCCAAGTCAAGGGCGTCGTCAATCGAGGCGACACCAGCTGGATCCAAGACAGACGTGCCGTCTACCCCGCCAGTGGCCTTCAACCCCGCTCCCACATCGCAGTTCACCTTTGGCACTGTCTCACCGGTGGCTCGtgcctcatcctcgtcaactTCTGCTGAGGGGAAGAAGGATGCCAAGGCGTCTGTCCCCACAACCGCGTCCGCTTCGCTCGGTGCGGCAATGCTAGCCAGGGCGACAACCCCCTCAACCGAGCAGACTGCCCTTGGTGAGGCAGTGATGCTGTTCAAGAAGCCCAGCAGCACCGCTCTCCGCCCGACTGCCAAGCCGTTCGTCGTTGGGGCTGGTGATGCAGCCTCACCCGCGACCTCCCCACGCCCCGCGTGGACGTGCGATATTTGTTTACTCAAGAACCCCGACTCGGCCTGGAAGACGTGCCTCGTCTGCGAGTCGCCACGCCCAAGCGCGGTTAGTTCTTCTGCACCTGGTCCTCTCAGCACTCCGGCTACCACCGCCACTGGAGCGACCTCCTTAGCGACATCCTCAGGTCCCCTCTGGGAATGCGACACGTGTGCGCTTCACAACCCCGACTCGGCCAAGGAGAAGTGCCTCGTCTGCGAGGCACCTCGCCCTCAGGTGCAGACCGAGTCTTCGTCGTCCGCCACAGCCACCGGGAGCTCAGTCGCTCCTGCCACAACGGCTCCCCCCCGACTCGTTCTTACCCAAACCACACCCCGGCTCACATTCACCTTCGGCAGCGTCACCCCGTTAAGATCAGACCCGTTAACCGTGCCCTCAGTGGCTGATGGCGCGGCGTTCAGCAAGTACGCGGGCAGACCGACGGCGCTGGCCGCGTCCAAGGGCGACTCTGCTCTCAGCGAGGCCGATCCCAAGAAAGACGGCGCAAAGACCGTGCTTGCCACCAAGggcacgcgctcctccttcAAGACTGATACGTCCAAGTctgtcgacgacgctcaGCGCCAGCACGGCCACCACCCTTATGCTCCCGTGCCCAACTTACCCTCCCGCCACCCCAGCCAGGTGAGACGGGCCATTCCTCCTCCTTCCGAGGAGAAGACGGACAAGGCGGACAAGGGCAAGACCAAGCAAGACGAGGGCGTGAACGAGGTTGGAAGCGAGGTCCAGACAAAGCCTGCCACCTTGGTCCTTTCTATCCCTGTCATCGAACCTATCGCGCGTCCCGGCACCCAGCAAGGCTCTCGCTCTCCGTCCCCGCTTCCTTCGATCACGGAGATTGACGAGCACGATGAGCCTCAGCTGATTCGGGCGTctgggagcgcggcgatcAACCTTGCGGAGGCCACGCTCGGGGCAGCCCCTAGGAGCTTCTTGGACACTGCTGCCACCCAGACGTCAAACCACCCGCTCTTCGCTCAACCTCCCAACCCGCCGTCGTACAGGACTTTCAACCCTTCCGGCTCATACTTCCGCGAGAACAGCTTCAGCACGAACCCCTCACACCGGCCGTCTACCACACTGAGCTCGAACCAGCGCGAAAACAGCTTCAGTACCAACCCTTCTGGCAACCTGCCCCCGTTCGGGGCCACAGCACCTGTGCCCCCTCCAGACCTGTGGGCGCagacccgcccgcccgtctcCATTCCCTCCCCATCCTTCTCATCGCCCTTCCCTCTGTCTTACCCTCCACCCCGCCCGTTCGGCCGCTCAACCAACCCATTCGTCAACactccgcccccgccgccggcgtacCAGCCCGGCCATGGCCTGATCGGCCAGCCTGGCGGAGCAGGTCAGCCTAGCGGCCTCGCAGCTCAACCCGGTGGGTTCGGCTTCAGCGGTCTGGCTGGTCAACCTGCCAGTCAGGCAGGCCggctcacgcccgccgcgccagtgTTCGTCCCCGCCGCGGCTGGACCCCTGttccgcccgcccccgccaccgacgagcaACTCGAACCTGAACCCCGGCGAGTGGACCTGCAAGCGTTGCACGCTCATCAACGCTcccccgtcggcggccttctgCTCGTTATGCgaggcgccgcgcgaccccgGGTGGGAGGCACCTCGCACGAGCGGCTTCCAGTTCTCATCGCACCCGTGGCGTCCGATCTAG
- the ACX3.2 gene encoding Putative acyl-coenzyme A oxidase 32, peroxisomal, producing MTRSGSAFTSLHGSDPSPDFSPEALNKILDPDNRDTRKNFKQFMSDNHDLFVPRFDITLKEERDRAFQRLRAIGQQGFISVLDFETNPLNIFAAHECIGLADSGSATKMTVHFNLFGGTLIKLGTERHRHLVPAIDRLDATGCFGLTELGYGNNAIEMETTATYDPATSEFIINSPSPKSQKYWISNGAVHASYCIVFAQLRIGGKEEGVHAFLVPIRDPKSLKVLPGVTIRDMGRKQELDGVDNALLAFDNVRIPREGLLNRHSEVDANGAFSSKIASRRGRFIRVADQLLSGRLCIAAMTLASAKLALTIAVRYAATRMAVGPNGRSDAPILSYQLQQRAIIPLLARTYALALGMNRVKAIWANPAADPADVVREVCVIKPLVTWHVERTGSICRERCGGQGYLKASRLSSTIGFAHAGITAEGDNSVLMQKVAKELLAGIQERKVILPRGAAATESSDLEDPHVLRDIIRAWSAKTAKDLAANLAAKVGKGKRELFDVWMHDESETIQRVSRAYGERLCMDELVGQIVKTNDPATRQILTKIARVHGLAVIERELGWLVTNGLIPPKLGATVEGRLSADVAILAPDAIPLVDGFGIPEGLLYAPIAIDWERYNEYDNHGELVSAKL from the exons ATGACGCGCTCAGGCTCGGCCTTCACCTCGCTGCACGGCAGCGACCCGTCGCCAGACTTCTCGCCCGAGGCGCTCAACAAGATCCTCGACCCGGACAACCGCGACACGCGCAAAAACTTCAAGCAGTTCATGAGCGACAACCACGACCTCTTTGTGCCCCGCTTCGACATTAccctcaaggaggagcgcgaccgcgccttccagcgcctgcgcgccatCGGCCAGCAGGGCTTCATCAGCGTGCTCGACTTTGAGACCAACCCGCTCAACATCTTCGCCGCACACGAGTGCATCGGCCTCGCCGACTCGGGGTCCGCCACCAAGATGACGGTCCACTTCAACCTCTTTGGCGGTACCCTCATCAAGCTTGGCACTGAGCGCCATCGCCACCTCGTGCCCGCGAtcgaccgtctcgacgcTACCGGCTGCTTCGGCCTCACGGAGCTTGG CTACGGCAACAACGCCATCGAGATGGAGACGACCGCGACGTACGACCCCGCCACGTCCGAATTCATCATcaactcgccctcgcccaaGTCGCAGAAGTACTGGATCTCCAACGGCGCCGTCCACGCCAGCTACTGCATCGTCTTTGCCCAGCTCCGCATCGgtggcaaggaggagggcgttCACGCCTTCCTTGTGCCGATCCGCGACCCCAAGTCGCTCAAGGTTCTCCCCGGCGTGACGATCCGGGACATGGGCCGCAAgcaggagctcgacggcgtcgacaatgCGCTCCTCGCGTTTGACAATGTCCGCATCCCCCGCGAGGGCCTGCTCAACCGCCACTCCGAGGTCGATGCCAACGGCGCGTTCAGCTCCAAGATtgcctcgcgccgcggccgcttCATCCGTGTTGCCGACCAGCTCCTTTCCGGCCGTCTGTGTATCGCGGCCAtgacgctcgcgtcggccaaGCTTGCGTTGACGATTGCTGTCCGCTACGCCGCCACCCGTATGGCTGTTGGCCCCAACGGCCGCTCGGACGCCCCAATCCTCTCGTAccagctccagcagcgcgccatcatccccctcctcgcccgcacGTACGCCCTTGCGCTCGGCATGAACCGCGTCAAGGCCATCTGggccaaccccgccgcggaccctgccgacgtcgtgcgcgagGTGTGCGTCATCAAGCCCCTCGTCACCTGGCACGTCGAGCGCACCGGCTCGATCTGCCGTGAGCGCTGCGGTGGCCAGGGCTACCTAAAGGCGTCGCGTCTGTCGAGCACGATCGGCTTTGCCCACGCCGGCAtcacggccgagggcgacaacTCGGTCCTCATGCAGAAGGTTGCcaaggagctgctcgcgggCATCCAGGAGCGCAAGGTGATCCTTccccgcggcgcggcggccaccgaGTCgtccgacctcgaggacccCCACGTCCTCCGTGACATTATCCGTGCGTGGTCGGCCAAGACGGCCAAGGACCTGgccgccaacctcgccgccaaggtgggcaagggcaagcgcgagctGTTTGACGTGTGGATgcacgacgagagcgagacgATCCAGCGCGTGTCGCGCGCGTACGGCGAGCGCCTGTGCAtggacgagctcgttggCCAGATTGTCAAGACCAACGACCCTGCCACGCGCCAGATCCTCACCAAAATCGCCCGCGTGCACGGCCTCGCTGTTattgagcgcgagctcggctggCTCGTGACCAACGGCCTCATCCCGCCCAAGCTCGGTGCGACGGTCGAGGGCCGCCTGTCCGCCGACGTGGCCATCCTTGCGCCCGACGCCatccccctcgtcgacggcttCGGCATCCCCGAGGGCCTGCTGTACGCGCCCATTGCGATCGACTGGGAGCGCTACAACGAGTACGACAACCACGGCGAGCTGGTGTCGGCGAAGCTTTAA